The genomic window ttatgcaaactcccatttacaaactgtaatccaaacacacactaagtaGTTGAATTTCAACAAAAAACTTTCaacttattttcatttttttgtcACCTTAGAAAAGATTTAACCGCtatatttaatttaaatcaaaattaaatatcattCGCGTTTTCTTAAAGAAAATAAATCGATGATCAtccaatctaataataataagcaATAACAACGGTAGATGAATTTAAATTTACAATTACCAACGCAAGTTGGTATTGATAGATGAGGGTCTGTGTCCTTTAACTATCTCTTTTGAGTTCGATACTCACCGGAGGATGAAAATAGAACTTACTTACTTAGGAAGGTTGCCCACTTTATATGCCTCTACAATATCCAAAAAATTAGTCATTAGACTTTCGACTTGATAGATATCTTAGTNNNNNNNNNNNNNNNNNNAAAGATATattttaattaacaaaattaatcaaaacctaaaaaataatttaaaatttttaaattacccTTTCTAACATTTCACCATCAATCTCACACAATTTTAcaacctctcttcttctccttccactGTCATCATAACACCCACTCTTGACACCAACACCAAACATCGGGCCACCACCATTATACCATTTTAATTGAGAATTTTTTATTGTACCAACTATTCTAGAGACAAGGCTTGTTGATATAGAgattaaaaaaaagatagaacttactcttttatttttagattttatatctaaaatttaGGCACAATAAAAAGTACCATATTATGATCTAATACTTTAGTGAGAATAAAAAGGGAAATATTTTCGGAGCCCTAAATATCAGGAAACCCTAACACTCTATAAAAGCTCACCGTCACTCGTTGTTCTTACTCAAGTCTTTGGAATCTCTCGCGGCTCGGCTCTGCTCTTCTCTTCTCGTTTCTTCGATCTTAGAAGTTAGAACAAAGAACTGCAACCATGCTGGTTTACCAGGATCTTCTTACAGGTGAAAAGCTTTCACCTTTTTCTgttatatttattttctatttttatttttattcctttgCTATGTGTGTGGTTTAAGATCTCAGTTGTTGTATGTTTTTATGAAAGAGGATCGAAACTTGTTAAATGAAGTAAATTTCGTGTTATGTTTGGTAGAATATGTAGTTCTTAGGATCCACTTTCGTTGAATCTGCTATTCCTTTAATAAACTCTGTGATAAAGTTTTCCCGGGTTTATGTTCTTGCCCCAATAAACTCTGCTTATGATAAGtcgttttaattaataattattaaggtTGTttgctattattatttttttctatatgAGATTATAATTTTCTGTCTGTATCTCTGGGTTATCCTTTTCTTGCTGTGATTATCTCAGATTCTAAATCTTTTCTGATTTTCtttaaggaaaagtctagggcgccagcaattttgttaaattctggccagcatgtagccAGCAAAacaaagtgagccattggatgaaatctcacaccaatctcgcactattaaaaccatcattgatggctatttgatggcttcaaatcacaaaaattgctggcccctagcattcctctttttTTTAATCAGTCTGGTTGTTGATCAGTTAGATCATCATGCAATTAAGTGGTCCTCACTATCAATGTAATTATGCTTTTGCAAAttgattgattaattaattaattaattaattaattgtgaaAGTGAGTTAATACGGTTGATCTGATGGTAATAGTTAAGTGCTTGAACTCGTCTAACTTGGATTTCTTGATGAATGTTTTAGGCGATGAACTTCTCTCTGACTCGTTCCCTTACAAGGAAATTGAGAATGGAATCCTCTGGGAAGTTGAAGGAAAGGTTAGGAAATAGGAACTCTTTATATTCTGGAATCTTTGTTTCCTTTTCAGGGTTTGTTTTTTCGTTTGTTAAGTGTTGATGAGTTAATTGTGTAATGTGGGTTTTGGCAGTGGGTTGTTCAAGGAGCAATTGATGTAGATATTGGTGCTAACCCTTCCGCAGAAGGCGGAGAAGAGGATGAGGGTGTCGATGATCAAGCTGTCAAAGTAGTTGATATTGTTGATACTTTTAGGCTTCAGGTCAggcatatatatataagaaaaaaccATCTTTGGATACTTCGCTatgcaaatattttttttatcttaatttacgTGTATTTTGTTCAATTTTTACAGGAGCAACCAGCTTTTGATAAGAAACAATTTGTTACTTTCATGAAGAGATACATTAAGTTGCTGACAGCCAAATTAGAGCCAGAGAAGCAAGAGCACTTCAAGAAGAACATTGAGGGAGCAACTAAGTTCCTCCTCTCAAAGCTCAGTGATCTTCAATTGTAGGTTCTTCCCCAATCTAATTACATTATCCTACTCCTtcaattttataataaattaCACTCACCTCTCTTGAGCTTTAAGTCATATAACCGTCTACATTAATCTTGTCTTGAGATTTATGTGATACTGTGGTAATACATTTGATACCATTATGTCTTGTGGAATGTGACACTAATGGGACAAATCATGTGGTAGCTTGGGTAAGCTAACTAATGCTAATTGATTGCGTATCAATGTTGCAGTTTTGTTGGGGAGAGCATGCACGATGATGGAAGCCTGGTGTTTGCATATTACAAGGAAGGTGCAACTGATCCAACTTTTCTCTACTTTGCTCATGGATTGAAGGAAGTCAAGTGTTAAGCACCTGGTTCCGAGACTATGTATCGGTTTGCAGGCGCATTAGTTATATGAAGATCTCTTATATTTGAGCTAGATAAAAAAAATCTTCATAATTTAGTCTGTTGTGTTTTTGGGATTTGGTATTCTTTAGTAATTGACATTGAGTGTTCATTGTTATGTTATAAGGAGAGCTTTGTTTCCAAGATTTTGCTTTCAAACATGTTTTCCTATATTTATTTTTAGAGGAGTGTGTTATcgcaaaataatttaatttaattctcaaCTCAATAAAGATATAAATAAACAAGGATAAAATTGTCATGTCAAAATCAGTTATTTTTAGTTTCTGAAGTTTTTTCCTACAAAATTGGAAAAAACGAAGGACCGTTTTGGTCGACCGTAAAACTATTATGTATATACTCCCCATTCAAGCCAGGGAAAAACATTAAAATTTATCCAACCACGGTTTTGTATGGTCCCATGAGATTTGACAAGAATTATCCACCCTATGTTAGCTGGAAATACCGAAATAGTGCTGGAACTATAAGAGAAAAAACCACATGTATAAAGAATAAATATAGAGCACTTATTCAACTACTAT from Arachis ipaensis cultivar K30076 chromosome B09, Araip1.1, whole genome shotgun sequence includes these protein-coding regions:
- the LOC107617548 gene encoding translationally-controlled tumor protein homolog gives rise to the protein MLVYQDLLTGDELLSDSFPYKEIENGILWEVEGKWVVQGAIDVDIGANPSAEGGEEDEGVDDQAVKVVDIVDTFRLQEQPAFDKKQFVTFMKRYIKLLTAKLEPEKQEHFKKNIEGATKFLLSKLSDLQFFVGESMHDDGSLVFAYYKEGATDPTFLYFAHGLKEVKC